A DNA window from Arachis duranensis cultivar V14167 chromosome 3, aradu.V14167.gnm2.J7QH, whole genome shotgun sequence contains the following coding sequences:
- the LOC107474592 gene encoding villin-2 has translation MSSSTKVLDPAFQGVGQRVGTEIWRIENFQPVALPKSEYGKFYMGDSYIILQTTQGKGGNYYYDLHFWLGKDTSQDEAGTAAIKAVELDAALGGRAVQHREVEGHESDKFLSYFKPCIIPLEGGVASGFKTPEEEKFETRLYICRGKRVVRLRQVPFARSSLNHDDVFILDSQNKIYQFNGANSNIQERAKALEVIQFLKEKYHEGKCDVAIVDDGKLDTESDSGEFWVLFGGFAPIGKKVISDDDLIPETIPAQLYSIIDGEAKAVDGELSKSLLENNKCYLLDCGAEVFVWVGRVTQVDERKAACQTAEEFVASQNRPKSTRITRVIQGYETHSFKSNFDSWPSASATAGTEEGRGKVAALLKQQGIGVKGMAKSSTPVNEEIPPLLEGGGKLEVWRIDGNAKTPLPKEDIGKFYSGDCYIVLYTYHSGERKEDYFLCCWFGKNSIKEDQTMATRLANTMFNSLKGRPVQGCLYEGKESPQFIALFQPMVVLKGGLSSRYKSSISDKEISDETYMAESIALIRISGTSVHNNKAVQVDAVPASLNSTECFVLQSGSIIFVWQGTQSSFEQQQLASKVADFLRPGVALKHAREGTESSAFWSALGGKQSYTSKKVTKDVIRDPHLFTLSFKNGSICFHVEEVYNFSQDDLLTEDILILDTHAEVFLWVGHSVDPKEKQNVFEIGQEYINMAASLEGLSPHVPLYKVTEGNEPCFFTTYFSWDHAKAMVHGNSFQKKVSILFGIGHAVEEKSNGSSSKGGPRQRAEALAALNSAFSSSSEKSNVAQDRLNGLSQGGPRQRAEALAALNSAFSSSGAKTANSPRSSGKGQGSQRAAAVAALSSVLTAEKKSPDVSPVSGGSPVTQTSFTEAKSESASSETEEAAEAKETVEHVSDSPKLEIVEDRDNSQGSRRIFSYDELKSKNVSGIDLKRRETYLSEEEFNSIFGMEKEAFYKLPRWKQDMLKKKFELF, from the exons ATGTCTAGCTCTACAAAAGTTTTGGATCCTGCATTCCAAGGAGTGGGTCAAAGAGT AGGGACCGAGATTTGGAGGATTGAGAATTTTCAGCCAGTTGCGTTGCCCAAATCTGAATATGGGAAATTCTACATGGGGGATTCTTACATTATTTTGCAG ACAACGCAAGGAAAAGGAGgcaattattattatgatttacaCTTCTGGCTTGGAAAGGATACTAGTCAG GATGAGGCTGGAACAGCAGCCATTAAAGCTGTTGAACTTGATGCTGCTCTTGGAGGACGAGCAGTGCAGCACAGGGAAGTCGAAGGACATGAATCTGACAAGTTCTTGTCATATTTCAAGCCTTGTATAATACCATTGGAAGGGGGTGTTGCATCTGGATTTAAAACACCAGAAGAAGAGAAGTTTGAAACGCGCTTGTATATATGCAGAGGGAAAAGAGTTGTCAGATTAAGACAG GTGCCTTTTGCCAGGTCATCATTGAATCATGATGATGTGTTCATCCTTGACAGTCAGAATAAGATTTATCAATTCAATGGTGCAAATTCTAACATTCAGGAAAGAGCAAAGGCCTTGGAAGTTATACAGTTCTTGAAGGAAAAATATCATGAAGGGAAATGTGATGTGGCAATTGTTG ATGACGGCAAGTTAGATACCGAGTCAGATTCAGGTGAATTTTGGGTTCTTTTTGGTGGTTTTGCTCCCATTGGAAAGAAAGTAATCAGTGACGATGATCTCATTCCGGAGACAATTCCTGCTCAACTTTATAG TATCATTGATGGTGAGGCCAAGGCTGTTGACGGTGAACTTTCTAAATCACTGCTGGAGAATAACAAATGTTATTTACTGGACTGTGGTGCTGAGGTATTTGTCTGGGTTGGTCGGGTAACACAAGTTGATGAACGAAAAGCAGCTTGCCAAACAGCTGAG GAGTTTGTTGCAAGCCAAAATAGGCCAAAATCTACAAGGATAACCAGGGTTATTCAAGGTTATGAAACACATTCATTTAAGTCCAACTTTGATTCTTGGCCGTCAGCATCTGCTACTGCTGGTACTGAAGAAGGAAGAGGCAAGGTTGCAG CTTTGCTCAAACAACAAGGCATAGGTGTCAAAGGAATGGCAAAAAGTAGCACCCCAGTAAATGAGGAAATTCCACCTTTGCTCGAAGGAGGTGGAAAGTTGGAG GTATGGCGAATTGATGGGAATGCTAAGACCCCGTTGCCAAAGGAGGATATTGGTAAATTCTATAGTGGAGATTGTTACATTGTACTGTACACATACCACTCTGGTGAGAGGAAGGAAGACTACTTTTTGTGCTGCTGGTTTGGCAAAAACAGCATTAAG GAGGACCAAACAATGGCTACTCGATTGGCCAATACGATGTTCAACTCATTGAAGGGCAGACCTGTTCAG GGTTGTCTGTACGAAGGCAAAGAGTCACCACAGTTTATTGCTCTTTTCCAACCTATGGTGGTCCTTAAG GGAGGCTTAAGCTCTCGATACAAAAGTTCAATATCAGACAAAGAAATATCAGACGAAACATACATGGCAGAAAGTATTGCACTTATTCGAATTTCTGGAACTTCTGTTCATAACAATAAGGCAGTTCAAGTTGATGCT GTGCCAGCATCATTGAATTCTACTGAATGTTTTGTCCTGCAATCTGGCTCTATAATTTTTGTTTGGCAAGGAACACAGAGTTCCTTTGAGCAGCAGCAGCTAGCATCAAAAGTAGCTGATTTTTTAAGG CCAGGAGTTGCTTTAAAGCATGCCAGAGAAGGAACAGAAAGCTCTGCTTTCTGGTCTGCCCTTGGAGGAAAACAAAGTTACACTAGCAAAAAAGTCACTAAAGATGTTATCAGAGATCCACATTTGTTCACTTTGTCATTTAAAAATGGTAGCATTTGTTTTCAT GTTGAGGAGGTTTACAACTTCTCTCAAGATGATTTGTTGACAGAGGACATCCTTATACTTGACACTCATGCAGAAGTGTTTCTTTGGGTTGGTCATTCTGTGGacccaaaagaaaagcaaaatgtGTTCGAAATTGGCCAG GAATACATAAATATGGCTGCATCTTTAGAGGGACTATCTCCACATGTACCACTGTATAAAGTAACAGAAGGCAATGAACCTTGCTTTTTCACAACATACTTTTCATGGGATCATGCTAAAGCTATG GTTCATGGGAACTCATTCCAGAAGAAGGTGTCGATACTCTTCGGGATTGGCCATGCTGTGGAG GAAAAGTCGAATGGGTCGTCAAGTAAAGGGGGACCCAGACAAAGAGCAGAAGCTTTGGCTGCCTTAAACTCAGCATTTAGTTCATCTTCTGAGAAATCCAATGTG GCCCAGGATAGATTGAACGGATTAAGCCAAGGAGGACCAAGACAAAGAGCAGAAGCTTTAGCTGCCTTAAACTCAGCATTTAGTTCATCTGGAGCCAAGACTGCTAATAGCCCCAGGTCATCCGGAAAAGGTCAGGGATCACAAAGAGCAGCAGCAGTAGCTGCTCTTTCATCAGTTCTTACTGCTGAAAAGAAATCCCCCGATGTTTCTCCTGTGTCAGGCGGTAGTCCTGTTACACAAACTAGCTTTACTG AAGCTAAAAGTGAAAGTGCGTCTTCTGAAACAGAAGAAGCTGCAGAAGCCAAGGAAACTGTGGAACATGTCTCTGATAGCCCAAAACTAGAAATTGTGGAGGATAGGGATAATAGTCAAGGCTCTCGAAGGATATTCAGTtatgatgaattaaaatctaaaaatgtGTCTGGAATTGATCTTAAACGGAGAGAG ACCTATCTGTCAGAGGAAGAGTTCAACAGTATTTTTGGAATGGAAAAGGAAGCATTCTATAAATTACCAAGATGGAAGCAGGACAtgttaaaaaagaaatttgaattgtTCTAG